Below is a genomic region from Persicimonas caeni.
TCGCGAATCATCTCATTCAAATGTCCGACTTCGGTTGTCATTTTTCGCTTCGTTCGAACGTCCGAGGTTAGTTTCGAGCGGTCGAGTGATCGACCGTCATCGTATGTTCTTGGTTCTTGGTTCTTGGTCCTTGCGAGTTGGACATCTCTGCCGGGCAGCTACGGTATCGAGTTAAACGGCAGTGGTTGCCAAAAATCATCCGCTAGCGACCGAGCTTCCAACGCCGAACTTCAAGAACCAAAAACCAAGAACCAAGAACGCGTCGATTTGCCACTGGTGTTCAACGCGTCGACACCTTGCAGGGACCGATCGCCATCGAGAGTCGCCGTTAAATGCCGTCCAGAGTCGAGGTAGCCAGATCGTCCGCGCGCTCGTTGAGCGGGTGGCCGGCGTGGCCTTTGACCTTGATGAGTTTGACGTCGTCGAATTCGCTCAACAGATCGCGGATCCCTAAGATCAATTCACGGTTCGCCTTCGCCTTCCATCCCTTGGTGAGCACGCCGATGGAGTAGGAGCTGTCGGTGTAGATGCGCACCGGGCGGCTCTTGTCCTCGACGTTCTCCAGGGCGACCTTGATGGCGGTCAGCTCGGCGATGTTGTTGGTCCCGGTGCCCAGGTACTGGTTGATCTCGCGGTAGCTGTCGCCGTCGCGCATCAGCAGCCCGTAGCCACAGGGGCCCGGGTTCCCGCTGCAGGCGCCATCGGTGTAGACCTCGACGACACCGTCCTCCGGGGGAGGATAGGAGATCAACTCGTCGGGAACCTCCGTCGACACCTTCGCAGCTTCGGTAGGTTGTATTTGATGTTGGGTCGCTTTTGTTCCCGTCGATTTCTTCGATCCGGAACTCTTTTTGCTCTTTTTGCCGGCCTTACTCGGCTGGGGCTTGCCGTCTTCGTCGAGCGGGCCGGAGACATTGCGCACGCCGGCGCGGTAGACCTTGGCGTCTTCGCCGGGGCTGTACTTCATCTGCACGCGCCCGCCGTCGACGACGAGTTCACCGTCTTCGTCGACTTCGACATAAACCTTGCTGCCCTTGAAATATCTACGATCCCACGGCACGAGCCGCCTCCAGAGTTGATGCAACGTTGTCTTGTCCGCTGGGAGCCATAGCACAATCGATCCCGAAATGTGTAGCCCTCGCGCACCAGCGCAGGGGGCGCCGATCGCTTGGAATATGCACGCCCACACAGGTGTTCCACCTGTGTTGCGTATGAGGCATGGAGCGCCAGGTGATGGGCGTGTGTTTGGTAGCACCGCTGCGACTCTGCGCGAGCCGTCTCGGCCCGGTCGACGAACACCGGATCGTGTTGAAGATTGACAGGGCTCGTTCAGGAGCGATAACCCAAGCCCACTTTGAGTAGCAGTCGACGGGGAGTTCCTTCGTGGTAGAGCATCAGCACCTAACACCGGCACTCGACCGGTCCGTAAGTTTGCGCCGACAAGTCACCTCCCAGGCGATGCACGTCTTTGCGGGGTGGGGCTATCGTGAGATCCAGGTCCCCATCTTGGACTATTTCGATTCCCTCAAAGAGGGGCTCGACGAGCGCCAAAT
It encodes:
- a CDS encoding ribonuclease HI; its protein translation is MPWDRRYFKGSKVYVEVDEDGELVVDGGRVQMKYSPGEDAKVYRAGVRNVSGPLDEDGKPQPSKAGKKSKKSSGSKKSTGTKATQHQIQPTEAAKVSTEVPDELISYPPPEDGVVEVYTDGACSGNPGPCGYGLLMRDGDSYREINQYLGTGTNNIAELTAIKVALENVEDKSRPVRIYTDSSYSIGVLTKGWKAKANRELILGIRDLLSEFDDVKLIKVKGHAGHPLNERADDLATSTLDGI